A window of Roseburia hominis A2-183 genomic DNA:
CGCTTCCGTTGTGATTTCCAATAGTCCTGCAATCTGTGCGATTGCTTCCTCTCTGTTTTCCAACTTGCCCGGAACAATTCCAACTGAAGATGCTGTACCTTTTCCTGCAAGGACACGTCCGTTCCTATCCAGAATTTCTCCTCGCTCTGCCTGTGTAGTAGAAACTCTTACTTTATCTGCAGAAGTCAGATTAGGAAAAATCATGGAATCATCCCAAACCAATTTATATCCTTCTTCTCCATTTATAAAAAATGCCTCATTCTCAAAGCTGATAGTTCCTGCCACTGTATCAAACGAAGTCAAATATGTTACTTTTTTATCTTCCTCCACATACTCGACATTTTTTATCGACATGTTTTGCATTTCAATTCCCTCATAAATAGTGGAATTTCTCTTCAGAAAATCTTCCTTACTGATATATCCAGATGACTCCAAATCAATCATTGCATACATTTCTTCGTATTCTTGTTTTGGAATATGCATCATATACTCTACTAAGATAGTATCTGGTGTTTTACACGCATTTTTTCTTTTATATAATACTGTTGCACTCACAACTACTCCAATCAAAGTAATTGTTAACATTAACACTATAATGCCCAACATTTTTCTATATCTTTGTATTCTTTTGGTTCTATGTTTTGCCTTCATCGTTACCTCCATTTCTTATTCGTATCAATGTACTACGCTTATATATTACAAGTGTAAGATTTTGAAGCAAAAAAATTTACTCCCTTTCGTTATAAATATTACACCCGTAATATTTATCAGTCAAGTTCTTATTCAAAAAGACAGAACACAGCCACCAAAAGCCATGTTCTGCCTTACGTTTGATGTTACTCTGCCGCTACAAACTCCATCTTCATAAATTCATGATCCGTCAATTCCTTTAATTTTGCAAGGACACATAATGACAATTCAACCATCTCATCATCCTCCAGATGTTTCAGTGTCTTATTGATACCATTTATGACATTTTTTCTGCCTCCCACATCTGAATCTATACCTTCTTCCATAAAAATACTGATTAAATTACTCTCTTCTACGGTAAATCTCTTATTCATCACTTACATCTCCCTCTGACTTTTCTTTTCATTTTCTTGAACATCATGTTCTTTCGATTGCCCTTCTACCTGTGATTTTTTCTCCGCAAGACGGGATTTTAAGGAAAGCCTTACCGTAGGCTTCTCCTCCATTCTCTTATTTTCTTCCCTTTGGGCTTTCTCCCCAACACCATTATTCAGCACATTATCAATCATATTATAATTCTGTTCTTCTGCCTCCTCAATCTTGGCAAGCGGCTTATACTCTGTCAGTTTTTCCAGAAGCTCCGTTGCTCGTTTTATTTCCTCTGGTACAGCTCCCTCCGAAATAATGTCTGCAAGCCACGTTGTTAAATGTCCGGTATCGCCCTGTTTTATGGATTCTGCAAGCTCTGATACATTCTCGGTCATATTTCTTGTACTATCGTGATACAGTACAGTATCATAATCGTAGGAAAGTCGGTCAAGTTCTACTGCAAGCTGTTCCTCTTGTGGCAAGTCCGGCATACGCAGTTCCCACACTCTTGCTTCCATTTCTTCACTCATCACGCCATCTATCTCCATATCGGGCAATTTAGCCACCAGTTCCGTAATGACTTCCATTGCCTGCGGATTGTTTTTAATATCAGGAACATAGTCCAAAACCCCAAGGTCAATCCTCTTTCCAGATAAAACATCAATCTCGTAATCCTCGAAGGGTTCCGCCCCTCTCCCTAGGATATTGATTCCGATTGCCGGAATACCATTCATCCGCTCTGAAGGTATCTGCTTCCAGATTGCTATAGCTTCATCCACCGTAGGAATATTCTCATAACACTCACCAAGATTATGAAATTCTCCACATTCCGAAACAGTTAAAGTTACTTCTGCGCTCTCCTTTTCCTGCTCTCTTACCTGTCTGACGCCCTCCAAATATTCTTCCATCTGTGGCAGATAGGATTCCAGCGTACCTGTTCGTTGGGCTGTAATTGGATTGATGTCAACTTTTACTTCTCCGATATGAAGTCCATCCTCATTAAAGGCATTAAATAAATCGTCCTCCCGTTCCGCTGTGGAAAGTTCCACCACCACATCAAGGTCAGAACCTTCATGCTCTAATCCCCTGCATCTGCTTCCTGTTACAGCAACATCCACGATTGTTGCATTAATATCATACTCTTCAATCTTCGCCTGCACATGGCATTTCACAGTTTCCTCGATTTCTTCCGGATTCATTTCACTAATATCGTGGAATAATTCCCCGGTCTTTGCCTTAAAATCTGCCACCACACTGCTTGGTGTACTCTCCGGAATAATACGATTTGCTTCCTCTGCTTTTTCCATCAGTCCATCATAATCCATCGGTATCAGTTCATCTTCTCTTTGGATATTTCCTTTTGCACCATTGTAATCCGGCTGTGACTTCAAATCCTCTAAAATATCATGCAAGGCTTCCCTTATCGTCACATCAGGATTATCATAAATTCCTCCGTCAATCTCCTTATAATCAGCTCCCATAATGGAATAATCATAACCGCCATCCACTTCCTGAATGCTGATAAAACGGTCTGCAATAGAAAATGCCAGTTCTGTTTCCTGTTCACTTTCCAAAGTTTTTTTCATTTCCGCAAGCACCTGTTCTGTTTCATCGCCAAGATCAATGATTTCATCTCCATCTATTTCCGGTTCTGTCTTTTGGACATTGTGTCCAGAAGTGTCCTGCATTTCTTCCTTTTCCGGTGTCTGCTCCCGTAAAAAATCCGGTATTTCCGTATATCCAAAAGAATCCACAAAATGAGCCGTATTCTGTCCGTTCTGATGAAGCACCACTATATCGCTGACAGATAGCGAATGTCCTCTGAAATCTTCTGGGTGGTCAAGGTTGAATTTTTCAAAGATTGCCTCTAAAGTTGCCCCCTGCGTCTCTTTTTGCAGTTCAGATAATTCGCCCACATATAAAAGTGTATAATTCTCTGGTTTAATTGCATCAAAATTATCTTTTGTAATGCCCATACGCTTTAAGGATTCCGTCCCCTCAAAACGTAAGGAATCTAATTCCGGATTAGGCTTTAATTGATAAATTCCATATTTATCAGTACTAGCATATAGGAGCTGCTCTTTTCTTGCCATTTCAGGTGTAATAACAGATCCGTCCTCATAGTTAATAGATTCCACCCATGTGATACCTAATTCTTTTTCTATTTCAAATTCCAAATCAGTTCCATAAAAAGCATTATGAATTTCTGCCACATCAGTATCTGAAATAGGCTCTGAGGTCTTGAATACCGCAGTTCTATCCCCACCCATTTCTTCTATATCGACAGCCACAACTGGATACGGGTATGTATATTCTCGCTCCTGTTCGTCCATTAAGATAAGTGTAATCTTAGTCTGCTGTTTCAATGCTTTATTCCATGTTTCCTTTTCAACCCCAAAGATACCTTCATGCTCTTCTATACGCTCCCTGCTTTCTGCCAATGATTCCGCACCGTCAGTATGAAGCAAATATACAGGCAAATCATGTTCAAATAATTCCAATGCTTTCTCTTGTGTTAATGGCAGCATTTCATTCCATTGATAGCCATATTCCCTCATTTCCGACAAACCAATCATCGGATCAGGCAGGGCATCAATCTCCGCCTTTGCATCAATTATGGTCAATGCCACATCCTGTTGGGCATACTGCTCCCTATATGCCAGTTTCTCTGCAAGTTCCCTTGTTTTATTCATATCATCAAGTTTATAGGCATAATTTACAATCAGATTTCGCTCCTCAGACGTGAAAATATTTTTTTCTGCTTCCAACTGATTGATAAGTTGTTCTGCCTGCCCCATGACAGATAAATTGGTATCAATGGGGTGTTCCATTCTTTCCTTTACATCAATAAGCTCGTCTGTATCCATGTTATAGCGGACATCAATATGATATTCCTCCGCTTCTTCCGTCTGCTCGTCAGCAAGTTCGGTAGTCCATGCTCCTTTGCTTTCAAGATAAGATGATATATTCGATTTATCCTCTTCATTCATGGTAGAAAGAGCGGATATAAGTTCTGCACTGTCCATTCCACGGACACTGACAAGATTGTATTCTGAAAAATCCTCGTTATGTACCAGCAGAATGCTTTCCTTTCCATGTTCCTGCTCCATCTCCCGGTTAAGCTGAAGCTCCTGCATTGCCCCCTCAATGCCTGTAATCAGTTCTGAAGCTGTCTTTCGGATTGTATCAAGGGAAGATTTCAGCTCTTTCATATTCCTGCCGCTGCTCCAGCCTGCGATATATCCAAAGGAATAATCGGATGTATCTATACCGAAATGCTGGCACACTGTAAAAGCCACACTCTCCGCTTCCACTTCCTTTGTATTCCTGTCCTTTACCGGAATATCCATGCTCTGATTAACTTCTTTATCATGCAGCCTGGAATGAGCCACCTCATGCACCATTGTTTTCAAAGTCTGGCTTTCGCTCATATTTTCCTGAACAGCAATCCGTTTTTCTGCTGTACTGAAATACCCTTTGGAATCGCCGGGAATATCTTCAAATGCAATCGGAACAGGAGAAATATTCATAAGCGCCTGGACAAAATCCTCATATCCCTCCACCGTAGATAACAGCTCATTCACTTCCAGTTCCGGAATAGGCTTGCCATCCGTCTGCGATACATCAAAAACAGATACCGCACGAAAGGCAGGAATGGTAACCTCTGTTTCCTCTTTCTGCGGCATACCGTTTTCATCAAACATCATTTCTCCCGTTACAGGGTCTAACTTATCACGTTCCTCTTTGATTTTATAAGGAGCTGGTGCAAGAATACGGATTGCCTTTTCTCCTTTATTGACGTGCCGCTCAAAGTTCTTCTGCCACGCCTGATAACCTGCCACCAGCGTAGCTTCCGGCTTCTGCATGGCAATCAGCAGCGTATTATTAAAACTGTAATTATGAAATTTTGACATGGTACTGAGATAGCTTTTATATTTTTCACTCTCAAAAAGCTCTTTCAAACCAGCTTCCAGCTTATCCGTAATCTCTTTGACTTTTTGCTTTTCACTCATGTAAACGGTATTTTTATCTTCCATAATTCGATTGTCCTTTCTTTTTTCCACGCAAAAAAGACAACCATCTCTGATTGTCTTTTTCGATATGCCTATTCAATTTGCATCTTTTTTAGATTGCTTTTTTATTACTCTTCTTTCTTTTCTGTATCCTTCTCTAAAATATTGTTCACTAATTTTTGGAGTTCATTGCGATTTGGCAGATACAATTCATATTTTGAAACAAATAAATTGCTGTCCATACCGTAAGTTGCATATTCTACAAGCAGTTCATCTTTGTTATGACTCAGGATAATGCCAATCGGTGGGTTATCATCTGCCATATTTTCTTCTTTTGCGAAATACCCCATATACATATTCATCTGACCGATGTCTATATGCTGGACGGAATTTTTCTTTAAATCAATCAGCACAAAGCATTTCAAAATTCTGTGGTAAAATACCAAGTCCACATGGTAATGAATATTGTTTACAGTTAAGGGATACTGCCTGCCCACAAAGGTAAATCCTTTTCCTAATTCCAACAAGAATTTTTGGAGATTATCTATTATTTTCTGCTCCAAGTCTTCCTCACTATAACGCTCTTTCTCCGGAAGTCCCAAAAATTCTAATGTGTAAGTATCCTTGATAACATCCTCTGGCTTGTCATAAGTAATTCCCTCTCTGGCAAGTGCCAGAATTCCTTCTTTATCTCTGCTTGTAGCTAATCTAAGAAACAAAGCGGAATCCATCTGTCGCCTGAGTGTTCTTACATCCCACTTTTCCTTATAACATTCTTTTTCGTAAAAACTTCTTT
This region includes:
- a CDS encoding YodL domain-containing protein, which codes for MEDKNTVYMSEKQKVKEITDKLEAGLKELFESEKYKSYLSTMSKFHNYSFNNTLLIAMQKPEATLVAGYQAWQKNFERHVNKGEKAIRILAPAPYKIKEERDKLDPVTGEMMFDENGMPQKEETEVTIPAFRAVSVFDVSQTDGKPIPELEVNELLSTVEGYEDFVQALMNISPVPIAFEDIPGDSKGYFSTAEKRIAVQENMSESQTLKTMVHEVAHSRLHDKEVNQSMDIPVKDRNTKEVEAESVAFTVCQHFGIDTSDYSFGYIAGWSSGRNMKELKSSLDTIRKTASELITGIEGAMQELQLNREMEQEHGKESILLVHNEDFSEYNLVSVRGMDSAELISALSTMNEEDKSNISSYLESKGAWTTELADEQTEEAEEYHIDVRYNMDTDELIDVKERMEHPIDTNLSVMGQAEQLINQLEAEKNIFTSEERNLIVNYAYKLDDMNKTRELAEKLAYREQYAQQDVALTIIDAKAEIDALPDPMIGLSEMREYGYQWNEMLPLTQEKALELFEHDLPVYLLHTDGAESLAESRERIEEHEGIFGVEKETWNKALKQQTKITLILMDEQEREYTYPYPVVAVDIEEMGGDRTAVFKTSEPISDTDVAEIHNAFYGTDLEFEIEKELGITWVESINYEDGSVITPEMARKEQLLYASTDKYGIYQLKPNPELDSLRFEGTESLKRMGITKDNFDAIKPENYTLLYVGELSELQKETQGATLEAIFEKFNLDHPEDFRGHSLSVSDIVVLHQNGQNTAHFVDSFGYTEIPDFLREQTPEKEEMQDTSGHNVQKTEPEIDGDEIIDLGDETEQVLAEMKKTLESEQETELAFSIADRFISIQEVDGGYDYSIMGADYKEIDGGIYDNPDVTIREALHDILEDLKSQPDYNGAKGNIQREDELIPMDYDGLMEKAEEANRIIPESTPSSVVADFKAKTGELFHDISEMNPEEIEETVKCHVQAKIEEYDINATIVDVAVTGSRCRGLEHEGSDLDVVVELSTAEREDDLFNAFNEDGLHIGEVKVDINPITAQRTGTLESYLPQMEEYLEGVRQVREQEKESAEVTLTVSECGEFHNLGECYENIPTVDEAIAIWKQIPSERMNGIPAIGINILGRGAEPFEDYEIDVLSGKRIDLGVLDYVPDIKNNPQAMEVITELVAKLPDMEIDGVMSEEMEARVWELRMPDLPQEEQLAVELDRLSYDYDTVLYHDSTRNMTENVSELAESIKQGDTGHLTTWLADIISEGAVPEEIKRATELLEKLTEYKPLAKIEEAEEQNYNMIDNVLNNGVGEKAQREENKRMEEKPTVRLSLKSRLAEKKSQVEGQSKEHDVQENEKKSQREM
- a CDS encoding transposon-transfer assisting family protein, producing the protein MNKRFTVEESNLISIFMEEGIDSDVGGRKNVINGINKTLKHLEDDEMVELSLCVLAKLKELTDHEFMKMEFVAAE
- a CDS encoding PDDEXK nuclease domain-containing protein; this translates as MNDLEQTNMLQPLVDEIETAVSNAKKEIAEKVNSVITETYWKIGKYIVEFEQDGNVKAAYGSKLLTTLSHQLTLRLGRGYSRPNLNNMRKFYLCYENCQTVSDKLTWSHICELIKIDDELERSFYEKECYKEKWDVRTLRRQMDSALFLRLATSRDKEGILALAREGITYDKPEDVIKDTYTLEFLGLPEKERYSEEDLEQKIIDNLQKFLLELGKGFTFVGRQYPLTVNNIHYHVDLVFYHRILKCFVLIDLKKNSVQHIDIGQMNMYMGYFAKEENMADDNPPIGIILSHNKDELLVEYATYGMDSNLFVSKYELYLPNRNELQKLVNNILEKDTEKKEE